From the Euphorbia lathyris chromosome 6, ddEupLath1.1, whole genome shotgun sequence genome, one window contains:
- the LOC136233684 gene encoding uncharacterized protein, which yields MKPEHTYPQKTNIAFIFSLFIYISIFYIFNISPSKVLSNSRLICFFLSNTLIIIILLDFGSFSSTSKHKQSHIYLEYTMRGSHDKQFAFLKRNHSHGICTSSIPEEEVAEIHDHNNKKKTTIHQRYKMKLQTDLKHGLAAMNDLNNNNDDVIPYRRSKSEGVKRVMFDESKNIIRRVEIVTDDSPSDEERDEENKRYANMSNEELNRRVEDFIQRFNKQIRLQNDV from the coding sequence ATGAAACCCGAACATACCTATCCACAAAAAACAAACATtgcatttattttttctttatttatctaCATCTCAATCTTCTATATTTTCAACATTTCTCCTTCAAAAGTGTTGTCCAATTCAAGATTAATCTGCTTCTTCCTATCAAACACTCTTATCATCATCATTTTACTAGattttggttcattttcttcaaCCTCAAAACACAAACAAAGCCATATTTATCTTGAATATACAATGAGAGGATCTCATGATAAACAATTTGCATTTCTAAAACGAAATCATTCCCATGGTATCTGTACATCATCAATTCCTGAAGAAGAAGTTGCTGAAATTCATGATCATAATAATAAGAAGAAGACAACGATCCATCAAAGGTATAAGATGAAGCTTCAAACTGACCTAAAACATGGTCTTGCTGCTATGAATGATCTCaacaataataatgatgatgTTATACCTTATCGGCGTAGCAAATCGGAGGGCGTTAAAAGGGTAATGTTCGATGAGAGTAAGAACATCATTAGAAGGGTGGAGATTGTCACCGATGATTCGCCGTCCGATGAAGAGCGTGACGAAGAAAATAAGAGGTATGCAAATATGTCTAATGAAGAATTGAACAGAAGAGTTGAGGACTTTATTCAAAGATTCAATAAGCAGATTCGGCTTCAAAATgatgtttga